In one Solanum lycopersicum chromosome 11, SLM_r2.1 genomic region, the following are encoded:
- the LOC138339374 gene encoding uncharacterized protein — protein MTTYLGIRTGCVLDVDDLRTRIIAEIHGSRYSIHPDRGSHFTSLFWISLKKSFFMLVKLCTAFHSQTDGQAEHTIQTFENMLRGVMRFGREGKLSPRYVGPYEILECVREVVYELEFPAEIDFVHPVFHFSMLKKCLGDPASILPIEGLGVDENLSYEEVHVEILDRQVKRLRNNDIAIVKVLWRNDLVEGATWEAETDMRSC, from the exons ATGACGACATACTTAGGTATCAGGACTGGCTGTGTAttagatgtggatgatttgcgtACTAGGATCATTGCAGAGATCCATGGTTCCAGATActccatacatccag atagaggatcTCATTTCACTTCACTTTTCTGGATATCCCTCAAGAAGAGTTTTTTCATGCTGGTGAAGCTTTGTACTGCCTTTCAttctcagactgatgggcaagCAGAACACACCATTCAGACATTTGAGAACATGCTGAGG ggggtgatgaggtttggcaggGAGGGaaagttgagtccgaggtatgttgggccatatgagatcctagaGTGTGTGAGAGAGGTGGTCTATGAGTTGGAATTTCCTGCGGAAATAGATTttgttcatccagtctttcatttCTCTATGTTAAaaaagtgcctaggtgatccagcatcaatTCTACCtattgaaggtttgggggttgatgaaaatttgtcctatgaggaggtacaTGTAGAGATtttagacagacaggtcaagcggctAAGGAACAACGACATTGCCatagtgaaggtattgtggaggaatGATCTTGTTGAaggtgctacgtgggaggccgAGACCGATATGAGATCCTGCTAG
- the LOC101251148 gene encoding probable serine/threonine-protein kinase At1g09600 → MGCICSKGSSEDENVFEQKEVKSSVHMVAPLHREEIKVELVNPKIEIIPKSKRTSESALISVLATKVEDDGKTRIIERPKEGHHKRRSTVDFGVQQSMSRVVSIPNAAKGELGAAGWPSWLTSVAADAIQGWLPRSADSFEKLNKIGQGTYSSVYKARDLKTNKIVAMKKVRFVNMDPESVRFMAREISILRKLDHPNVMKLESLVTSRISGSLYLVFEYMEHDLAGLAAAPRVKFTEAQIKCYMQQLLRGLEHCHSRGVLHRDIKGSNLLIDDNGVLKIGDFGLATTFEPNQTQPLTSRVVTLWYRAPELLLGATEYGMAIDMWSAGCILAELSAGKPIMPGRTEVEQMHKIFKLCGSPSEEYWKKSKLPHATSFKPQHPYKRCVTDTFKDFPPSALALVDILLSIEPERRGTASSALNSEFFSTKPLPCDPSSLPKYPPSKEYDAKMREEEARRRKAESVKGCGDESLSKSSRQSKGESTIESIAGQGQSNLSISVKYNPLEESGTGFPIEPPRVKNRNGFIHSTSVIHPNSAGYSRQVKEDSCTSQHGGEFLRQGSHTSRTVGDFSSVHSKRDDGSSYGDSTVYVPKKSRLLCSGPLVPPGGSMEDMLKEHERQIQEAVRKARLEKGRTKKNCYDYD, encoded by the exons ATGGGCTGCATTTGCTCAAAGGGTTCTTCCGAAGATGAAAATGTTTTTGAACAAAAAGAAGTCAAGTCTTCTGTACATATGGTTGCTCCCTTGCATAGAGAGGAGATTAAAGTAGAATTAGTTAATCCTAAGATTGAAATAATACCTAAATCAAAGCGGACATCAGAATCTGCTCTTATTTCTGTCCTTGCAACAAAAGTTGAGGATGATGGAAAAACAAGAATTATCGAGAGGCCTAAGGAAGGCCATCACAAGAGACGCTCCACCGTTGATTTTGGAGTGCAACAATCAATGTCTAGAGTTGTAAGCATACCTAATGCTGCAAAGGGTGAACTCGGAGCTGCAGGATGGCCATCCTGGCTAACTTCTGTCGCAGCTGACGCTATTCAAGGGTGGCTTCCTCGAAGTGCAGActcatttgaaaaattaaataaa ATTGGTCAAGGAACATACAGTAGTGTATACAAGGCCCGTGACCTTAAAACCAATAAAATTGTTGCAATGAAGAAAGTGAGATTTGTCAATATGGATCCAGAGAGTGTTCGCTTTATGGCAAGGGAAATATCTATTTTGCGTAAATTGGACCACCCAAATGTTATGAAACTTGAGTCTTTGGTCACATCTAGGATATCAGGGAGCTTATATCTTGTATTTGAATACATGGAACACGATCTTGCTGGACTTGCAGCAGCACCTCGTGTTAAGTTTACTGAAGCACAG ATTAAATGTTATATGCAACAATTGCTTCGTGGACTTGAACACTGTCATAGCCGAGGTGTACTTCATCGAGACATTAAGGGTTCAAACCTTCTCATTGATGATAATGGTGTTCTAAAGATTGGAGACTTTGGCTTGGCTACAACCTTTGAGCCCAACCAAACACAGCCATTAACAAGTCGTGTTGTAACTCTATGGTATAGAGCTCCTGAGCTTTTGCTTGGTGCAACGGAATATGGAATGGCCATAGATATGTGGAGTGCTGGCTGCATCCTCGCTGAATTATCTGCTGGAAAGCCTATCATGCCTGGAAGGACAGAG GTTGAGCAAATGCATAAGATTTTTAAACTTTGTGGTTCACCTTCCGAAGAATACtggaaaaaatcaaaactaCCTCATGCTACTAGCTTTAAGCCACAACACCCATACAAGCGATGTGTCACTGATACATTCAAGGATTTTCCCCCTTCAGCTTTGGCCCTTGTTGACATCCTACTTTCAATAGAACCAGAAAGGCGTGGTACTGCTTCTTCTGCACTCAACAGTGAG TTCTTCAGTACAAAGCCCTTACCTTGTGATCCATCTAGTTTACCGAAATATCCTCCAAGCAAGGAATATGATGCTAAGATGCGGGAAGAGGAAGCAAGAAG GCGAAAAGCTGAGAGTGTGAAAGGATGTGGAGATGAATCATTGAGCAAGTCGTCCAGGCAATCAAAGGGAGAAAGCACTATAGAATCTATTGCTGGGCAG GGACAATCAAATCTCAGCATCAGTGTTAAATATAATCCTCTAGAAGAAAGTGGAACTGGATTCCCTATTGAGCCACCAAGAGTGAAAAATAGGAATGGATTTATTCATTCTACTTCAGTGATCCATCCTAATTCAGCTGGATATTCTCGCCAAGTCAAAGAGGATTCATGTACATCCCAACATGGTGGAGAGTTTCTAAGACAGGGTTCTCACACGTCTCGAACTGTAGGAGACTTTTCAAGTGTTCATTCAAAGAGGGATGACGGATCATCTTATGGGGATTCAACG GTTTATGTGCCAAAGAAAAGTAGACTTCTTTGCTCTGGACCTCTAGTACCACCAGGGGGAAGTATGGAAGATATGTTAAAGGAACATGAGAGACAAATCCAAGAAGCAGTTCGAAAAGCACGTCTAGAAAAAGGAAGGACCAAAAAGAATTGTTATGATTATGACTAG